The following proteins are encoded in a genomic region of Channa argus isolate prfri chromosome 3, Channa argus male v1.0, whole genome shotgun sequence:
- the pgm2 gene encoding phosphoglucomutase-2 isoform X1, translating to MENTLPTTGDSKVDKAIKQWLHYDKNPKTVSLVQDLVNKGAVETLKKCFSSRMEFGTAGLRAAMGPGISCMNDLTIIQTTQGFCCYLEESFGNLKERGVVIGYDARAHPPSGGSSKHFASLAAAVFMSQGVPVYLFSDITPTPFVPFTVSHMGLCAGVMVTASHNPKEDNGYKVYWENGAQIVSPHDRRISKAIEENLEPWPESWNTEAALKNPLLKDPYQDIHTQYFKAIQNHCHHREINKSSQVKIVHTSVHGVGHTFVQSAFKAFDLNPPYAVEEQKDPDPEFPTVKYPNPEEGEGVLTLSFALAEKEGAAVVLANDPDADRLAIAEKQESRQWRVFSGNELGALLGWWMFRCWKEQNSDAAALKNLYMLSSTVSSKILRAIALKEGFHFEETLTGFKWMGNRASDLLAQGKTVLFAFEEAIGYMCSPSVLDKDGVSAASIVGEMISYLGTKNTSLYQQLTTVYNEYGYHISKNSYFICHDQEVIRSLFERLRNYGGQKDTYPSECGRFSISAVRDLTTGYDNNQPENKAVLPTSSSSQMITFTFSNGGVATMRTSGTEPKIKYYTELCAAPGNSDVISLKKELDELVDAIVESFFEPQKNKLQPKPE from the exons atggagaACACTTTGCCCACAACCGGTGATTCGAAGGTGGACAAGGCTATCAAGCAGTGGCTGCATTACGACAAG AACCCCAAAACAGTGTCTTTGGTTCAGGATCTGGTGAACAAAGGAGCAGTAGAGACTCTGAAGAAATGTTTCTCCTCCAGGATGGAGTTTGGTACAGCAGGTTTGAGAGCCGCCATGGGCCCTGGCATATCCTGTATGAATGATCTTACTATAATCCAAACCACACAG GGTTTCTGTTGCTATCTGGAAGAGAGTTTTGGGAACCTTAAAGAGCGAGGGGTGGTGATTGGTTATGATGCTCGGGCCCACCCTCCCAGCGGAGGCAGCAGTAAGCACTTTGCCAGCCTGGCTGCAGCTGTTTTCATGAGCCAAGGGGTTCCTGTCTACCTCTTTTCTGACATCACGCCTACACCGTTTGTG CCTTTTACAGTTTCACACATGGGTCTATGTGCTGGTGTCATGGTGACTGCCTCTCACAACCCCAAGGAGGACAATGGCTACAAG GTGTACTGGGAGAATGGTGCCCAGATTGTATCTCCCCATGACAGAAGAATATCCAAGGCCATAGAAGAGAACCTGGAGCCTTGGCCTGAGTCCTGGAACACAGAGGCAGCCCTGAAGAACCCCTTACTTAAAGATCCCTACCAGGACATCCACACACAGTACTTCAAAGCCATCCAGAATCACTGTCATCACAG GGAGATAAACAAGAGTTCCCAGGTGAAAATTGTGCATACATCTGTGCACGGTGTTGGTCACACATTTGTTCAGTCAGCTTTTAAAGCCTTTGACCTTAACCCACCATATGCTGTAGAGGAACAGAAAGATCCAGACCCTGAATTCCCCACCGTCAAATATCCCAATCctgaggagggagagggagtcCTG ACACTTTCATTTGCACTGGCGGAGAAGGAAGGAGCCGCAGTGGTGTTGGCAAATGACCCTGATGCTGATCGACTGGCTATTGCTGAGAAGCAGGAGAG TAGACAGTGGCGAGTGTTCAGTGGTAATGAGTTGGGAGCATTGCTTGGTTGGTGGATGTTCCGCTGCTGGAAAGAGCAGAACTCGGACGCTGCTGCTCTGAAAAACCTCTACATGCTGTCGAGCACGGTCTCGTCCAAAATACTGCGTGCCATCGCACTGAAGGAAGGTTTCCACTTTGAG GAAACACTAACAGGGTTCAAGTGGATGGGGAACAGAGCCAGCGACCTTTTGGCCCAGGGCAAGACCGTTCTCTTTGCCTTTGAGGAGGCAatag GGTATATGTGTAGTCCCTCTGTGTTGGACAAGGATGGAGTCAGCGCTGCATCTATAGTTGGAGAGATGATCTCTTATCTGGGGACTAAAAACACAAGTCTTTATCAGCAACTCACCACAGTCTATAATGA ATATGGCTACCACATCAGTAAGAACTCCTACTTTATCTGCCACGACCAGGAAGTGATCCGCAGCTTGTTTGAGCGCCTGCGCAACTATGGTGGCCAGAAGGACACTTATCCCAGCGAATGTGGTCGCTTCTCCATTTCAGCTGTACGAGACTTGACCACTGGCTATGACAACAACCAACCTGAGAACAAAGCT GTGCTTCCCACTTCTAGTTCCAGTCAGATGATCACCTTTACCTTCTCAAATGGAGGTGTGGCCACCATGAGGACCAGTGGTACGGAGCCCAAAATCAAATACTACACTGAGCTCTGTGCTGCTCCTGGTAACAG TGATGTGATAAGCCTGAAGAAGGAACTAGATGAGTTGGTTGACGCCATTGTTGAAAGCTTCTTTGAGCCACAGAAGAACAAGTTGCAGCCCAAGCCCGAATAG
- the pgm2 gene encoding phosphoglucomutase-2 isoform X2 produces the protein MENTLPTTGDSKVDKAIKQWLHYDKNPKTVSLVQDLVNKGAVETLKKCFSSRMEFGTAGLRAAMGPGISCMNDLTIIQTTQGFCCYLEESFGNLKERGVVIGYDARAHPPSGGSSKHFASLAAAVFMSQGVPVYLFSDITPTPFVPFTVSHMGLCAGVMVTASHNPKEDNGYKVYWENGAQIVSPHDRRISKAIEENLEPWPESWNTEAALKNPLLKDPYQDIHTQYFKAIQNHCHHREINKSSQVKIVHTSVHGVGHTFVQSAFKAFDLNPPYAVEEQKDPDPEFPTVKYPNPEEGEGVLTLSFALAEKEGAAVVLANDPDADRLAIAEKQERQWRVFSGNELGALLGWWMFRCWKEQNSDAAALKNLYMLSSTVSSKILRAIALKEGFHFEETLTGFKWMGNRASDLLAQGKTVLFAFEEAIGYMCSPSVLDKDGVSAASIVGEMISYLGTKNTSLYQQLTTVYNEYGYHISKNSYFICHDQEVIRSLFERLRNYGGQKDTYPSECGRFSISAVRDLTTGYDNNQPENKAVLPTSSSSQMITFTFSNGGVATMRTSGTEPKIKYYTELCAAPGNSDVISLKKELDELVDAIVESFFEPQKNKLQPKPE, from the exons atggagaACACTTTGCCCACAACCGGTGATTCGAAGGTGGACAAGGCTATCAAGCAGTGGCTGCATTACGACAAG AACCCCAAAACAGTGTCTTTGGTTCAGGATCTGGTGAACAAAGGAGCAGTAGAGACTCTGAAGAAATGTTTCTCCTCCAGGATGGAGTTTGGTACAGCAGGTTTGAGAGCCGCCATGGGCCCTGGCATATCCTGTATGAATGATCTTACTATAATCCAAACCACACAG GGTTTCTGTTGCTATCTGGAAGAGAGTTTTGGGAACCTTAAAGAGCGAGGGGTGGTGATTGGTTATGATGCTCGGGCCCACCCTCCCAGCGGAGGCAGCAGTAAGCACTTTGCCAGCCTGGCTGCAGCTGTTTTCATGAGCCAAGGGGTTCCTGTCTACCTCTTTTCTGACATCACGCCTACACCGTTTGTG CCTTTTACAGTTTCACACATGGGTCTATGTGCTGGTGTCATGGTGACTGCCTCTCACAACCCCAAGGAGGACAATGGCTACAAG GTGTACTGGGAGAATGGTGCCCAGATTGTATCTCCCCATGACAGAAGAATATCCAAGGCCATAGAAGAGAACCTGGAGCCTTGGCCTGAGTCCTGGAACACAGAGGCAGCCCTGAAGAACCCCTTACTTAAAGATCCCTACCAGGACATCCACACACAGTACTTCAAAGCCATCCAGAATCACTGTCATCACAG GGAGATAAACAAGAGTTCCCAGGTGAAAATTGTGCATACATCTGTGCACGGTGTTGGTCACACATTTGTTCAGTCAGCTTTTAAAGCCTTTGACCTTAACCCACCATATGCTGTAGAGGAACAGAAAGATCCAGACCCTGAATTCCCCACCGTCAAATATCCCAATCctgaggagggagagggagtcCTG ACACTTTCATTTGCACTGGCGGAGAAGGAAGGAGCCGCAGTGGTGTTGGCAAATGACCCTGATGCTGATCGACTGGCTATTGCTGAGAAGCAGGAGAG ACAGTGGCGAGTGTTCAGTGGTAATGAGTTGGGAGCATTGCTTGGTTGGTGGATGTTCCGCTGCTGGAAAGAGCAGAACTCGGACGCTGCTGCTCTGAAAAACCTCTACATGCTGTCGAGCACGGTCTCGTCCAAAATACTGCGTGCCATCGCACTGAAGGAAGGTTTCCACTTTGAG GAAACACTAACAGGGTTCAAGTGGATGGGGAACAGAGCCAGCGACCTTTTGGCCCAGGGCAAGACCGTTCTCTTTGCCTTTGAGGAGGCAatag GGTATATGTGTAGTCCCTCTGTGTTGGACAAGGATGGAGTCAGCGCTGCATCTATAGTTGGAGAGATGATCTCTTATCTGGGGACTAAAAACACAAGTCTTTATCAGCAACTCACCACAGTCTATAATGA ATATGGCTACCACATCAGTAAGAACTCCTACTTTATCTGCCACGACCAGGAAGTGATCCGCAGCTTGTTTGAGCGCCTGCGCAACTATGGTGGCCAGAAGGACACTTATCCCAGCGAATGTGGTCGCTTCTCCATTTCAGCTGTACGAGACTTGACCACTGGCTATGACAACAACCAACCTGAGAACAAAGCT GTGCTTCCCACTTCTAGTTCCAGTCAGATGATCACCTTTACCTTCTCAAATGGAGGTGTGGCCACCATGAGGACCAGTGGTACGGAGCCCAAAATCAAATACTACACTGAGCTCTGTGCTGCTCCTGGTAACAG TGATGTGATAAGCCTGAAGAAGGAACTAGATGAGTTGGTTGACGCCATTGTTGAAAGCTTCTTTGAGCCACAGAAGAACAAGTTGCAGCCCAAGCCCGAATAG